A region of the Cucurbita pepo subsp. pepo cultivar mu-cu-16 chromosome LG14, ASM280686v2, whole genome shotgun sequence genome:
TCACActgttcttcctttcaatctaGAATTGGCAACGTCAACTCAAATTCATGATATTGATCCAACTTTGGAATCTGGGTTGGTCCAAATTCTAAGAAACAAAGGTCCAAAACCGAATTTGGACATAAATGTTGGACAGTTCTTGGACCCAGTTgtggaaaatgaaagaagtgTTGCCTTATTTTTTACCATAATTCAGGCGTACTACGAACTTTAACGTGGTAACTTGAATTGGGCGACCCAACGTTAGTCACTTTTCTGGTAAAATACCCATCCATATCCATATCCATCTTCTACTGCAAGGGAATGTGAAGGATAATTCAGATCCCATCCTCTTCCATGTCTAGAATTATTGCGAACTCCTAGGTTGACATCAGTCGTCAGAGTGTGGTTGTAACAGCTTAAACCCAAGTCCACAgctatcaaatattgtcatcttttgCCTTCCCTTTTTAGGCTTCCtctcaacatttttaaaaggCATCGGCTAGggtaaggtttccacacccttctaaggaatgcttcgttaccttcttcaaccaatgtgaaatctcacaattcaccctcttaGGAACCAGTGAGatcactgacacaccgcctagtgtctaactctgatatcatttgtaatcaCTCAAGCTaacagctagcagatattgtttttttcaagCTTTCCCATATAGGCATtacttcaaggttttaaaatgcatctgttagggagacgTGAAATGTTTtgctcccctctccaaccgatgtagaatTTCACAataacctctccctatcagacgcttcttaaaaactttgaggggaagtccgaaaggaaaagtccaaagagacaatatctgctagcggtgaatttaatctgttacaaatggtatcagagtcagatatCGAACACCAAAGGagtgaattgtaagatcccacgttgattgaagaagggatTCAAGCATTCCTTACCCGGAAAATTTCTTCTGATAGTTTGGCCACAAACCCTTTAAAACTTCTTCTGGAACAATGGATATATATGCCTCTTTGTTAGCGACATTACAGAAAGCCAAAAACTTGAATGCACGAAGAATTAGCATACGAAAACGCCCCGCTTTTCGCATACCTTCGGACAAACACTTGCTATCATGGAGTGTGCATTGAACCCACAAGCATGCAATTTGGACATCCATGGCCTTCATCATTTCTACGCCCATATTACTCACATGCATGCACTCTTAATCAGGTTAGTGGACAAACTAAtcccttttttaatttaaatcataCCCCTCCCTCATGTCTCCCAGCCTTAATCGACACCCATTTATCCATTACTAAACATTAGCGTTCAAACATCAATCATGGCGTTTTGTTCAAGATTTCAAGATCAAACTCTGCATTCCCTCCTAATTCCTTATATCCATCCAAAGGGTTGCTGACAATGGaagaagaatattaataatggAGAAATGGAAAACccctctctctgtctctctctgtttcaataattgaataaGCTTAAGGAACAAGGAGGGGCCTCCCCACACTTTCTCTCATACAATTCCCATCTCCAATAGTACCAATTTTGTGGGCTTGTGCATCATTGGAGTGAAGTTTCAATATGGGTTGGGCGTAAATTTGAAAGTGTTGGATAAAGGCACAACATCTCCAtgtctccaattttttttgtaaatcaAAGACTTCCACATAGTTCCGAGAAAATGATAGTAAAAGGGAAGAAGGAAAGTGAGATTTTAGGAGACATAAGGATGTGTGTTTGTCTGGTCTGAATGGTTACTTAGAGGCATAAAAAACAATGGCTTCACTGCAATTCACCATCATCATATGTCCACCACTCAAATAATGTCTCCACCCCCTTCTCCCTCTCAACTTTACAAgcttttgaatttcaaatttttcgcCTCTCTGTGAACCTCAACTTGTATTGTAAtggaatattattaatttttaaccaCAGAATCTGCAAAGTTTTCCACAAAAACTGAATCTGAAACTTCACGTTGTCCTACAATAAGCTGCACTCCAatattctttacttttttttccataaCCTTAGCTTTatcaaaaatatcttctttaTTGTTTTCACTTTCTTCATGTATTTGAAACTATTCCTTAAAGTGTTACcatccaagtccaccgtttGTAACtattatccgttttgactcattacgtatcgttgttagtctcatggttttagaATGTATCTACTAAgaataggtttccacaccgttgtaaggaatgcttctgtgagatcccacatacgggccaaagcaaacaatatccaCTAACAATGGGTTTGGACTAttccaaatggtatcaaagctagacattgGGTGATATgacagcgaggaggctgagcctcgaaggaggtggattgggtggtcccacatcaattggagataAGGGAAGGAGTGTCAGTGAGAAGGATGGGGATGGGTCTCAaaggaggatggattgtgagatctcatatcgattagagagacAAATAAAgccttctttataagggtgtagaaacctcttcaaaaaacccagaagggaaagtttaaagaggacaatatctactaagaatggacttgggccgttatagcttcgttccccttttcaaccgaccaatgtaggatctcacaatcacaCCATTATTNaatgatatcaaagctagacattgGGTGATATgacagcgaggaggctgagcctcgaaggaggtggattgggtggtcccacatcaattggagataAGGGAAGGAGTGTCAGTGAGAAGGATGGGGATGGGTCTCAaaggaggatggattgtgagatctcatatcgattagagaggcAAATAAAgccttctttataagggtgtagaaacctcttcaaaaactcagaagggaaagcttaaagagtacaatatctactaacaatagacttgggccgttatagCTCCGTTCCCCTtttcaaccaaccaaccaacgtaggatctcacaatcacaCCATTGTTTTGGTATTATAGAGCTTAAACAAGCGTTTAAAACACTTGTTGTAGTTAAAAAGATGATAGGAttgattatttttgttgtttggtgTGTCTGAAAGTGGGATCCAAACAGAGCACTTTACAGGTTTACACTGTCCTTAATACTCCTCTTTCTGCCTCCTCACTTCTCATGACCAAACAATTCCCTTCCTACCCTACCTTCACATGCATTTCCCACAAAACCCATTTACTTTCATatcatcctttttttttatcataaaatcTTGTTTGGATGCAAAACCAAAAGCTTTTCCCTCTCTCAAACTTTACTGTCAAATCCATCGATTCCTTTCTAAACAATGCATGATTGGAGCACTTATTACTATATCTTTCATATACATTAGTAGAGGGGAATATCATGTAGCTAAGTTCTCGAGATGGAGTTCATCAGTTCATTATTATTGTAGGTCCAATCTATGTACCTAACAaggaaaaacaacaaactaaggaaacaaataagaaaaactcccTTCCCCAAAACAGAGAATGGAAGTAAATTTGGTTATCAGATTCAGAACGCAGAACTATCCCCACATCTCATAGCCAATATGGCTTAGGTGCATAAATTGAGTTAAATATTCATcatccaaaaccaaaaccaaaaccaaaacccagAAATAGTATTATATAAAGCTTTAGGTTCTTAGCCCGAGTCTGCAGACTGCGAACCCAACCAACTATTTTACTTATTCCCTTCACCCATTTCAATTCCCAACACGAAAACaaagttaaaaatgaaaaagggttATGGTTTTTTTGGGGTTTGGGTGCGGTAAAATTTGGGAGTGAgtgtaagaaaagaaagtaacagagagaaagaggagagagagacagagtaCTGAGAATAACAACGGATCATACTTCTGGGTGTACTTCAAATTCCTGAATTCTTATATAAATATGCTTTCATTTCATCCGTTGTTTTCGCTTCCACTGCAGAATCTCtcgttcccttttctttttccctcttttactacatgagagagagagaaagttctTAGCTTTCCCTGTTTCTGACATTTTTCTCatgaactttttttctttctttctatatatcaaacactctttctctctttgctTATAATTGAGACACAAAAGAGAGGGGATTCCCGATTATGGGGAAGCAAAGGTATTGGAGCGGACATGGAAGAACAGCCACAGCCTCCACTAAAACACTCAAAAATCAACCAAATGGTTTCGATgaagcttcttcttctacctCTGCTGGCTGTATGTGTGCTGTTTTTCAGCTCTTTGATTTTCATCCTTTGAGCCACCACCAACATCATCACCCTCCTCCATCAACTGTTTCTCTCAACCCCATTGTCTCTCCTCCACCGCCGGACGACGACCATCTGTCTAaaggttcttttttttttctctctttatagGACCAAAATCAGATTTTGATATATGGGTTTGGtttctttctctaatttttctcTGTATTTCAGATCAAAATCTGATTTTGAGTAATGGGTCAGTGAAAAATTTAGGTATTGAAGCTCCACGAAACAGTGTGGAgtcagaggaagaagaatctTCATTGCCATGTACTCCAAAACAAAAGGAGGATGGTTTACATTTCCCAGTAcgtaatttgattttatgttCTCGAGAAAATTCTATTTTGCAAACACAATAACTAACTAACCCAATTCAAACTCTTTTCTTTGTCGCAGAAGGGCATTgttcaaatcaaaaccaaaagtGGAATAACCAAAGAATCAGAAATGAATTCAAACAAGAATTTGTCCGCCGGCAACGACTCTCCGAGCACCAAGACGCCAACTTTAGTGGCGAGATTAATGGGTTTGGATCTTCTACCTCAATCCACCTCTCCTTCAACCACATCCAGAACTCCTTATTCACTTGTTGGAAAGCCAAAAACAGGCAAAAATCATTTAACTGGGACTCGTTCCTTGCCGGAAACCCCAAGAACATCTTGTGAAAGAAAACCAAATGTGGATAATTATCACCACCGCCTCTCACTTCAAATCCCCAATTTCGATAAAGAGAATGCAAGTCCAAGTCCGAATCCAAGCCATTATGCTAAAGAGATCGTgaagcaaatcaaagaaactGTGAGCAGAAAAGGTGGTCTCAGCGATATCACCAATAATTATTACAGTACAAGAAGAGATCAGGATATCATTACtcaaacaaaacccaaaaaggtcatatcattatcatcatcttcttcagtATCTCCCAGACTGCCCAAAAATCCCAACAAACAGACACCAAAAGTCGAGGCCATGAAAGAAGGTGTTCTAGGGCAGAGGAAGCCAAAAAGACAGAAGCCCGTGAAGACAAAGGCGGGATTAAAGAAGAGTAATAAACAAGAGGAGCCATTTGTAGTTCCATCCAGAATAACCAAAGCCGCCATTGATGGTCCTCTCAAGAACACTAAGAAAACTCCATTGTCGAATCAGCTTTTGAACTTCGGCTCTGTTCCGACCATTGTTATGAAGAAAGACCCTCCATTTCCCTCACCCATTAAACCATCTCCAATGCAGGTAAATTCATAGTTTTACTCTCtattttgattaataataatatttttaattttaatttttgttatgttgtgttcttgtttttctttcacagtCACCGTGCAATCGGAATCAACCTGCAAATCAGACAGTCGATAAGGAATCAAAACGATACTTGCAGTCATCTAACCACCAACCCCACATTCCAATTATTCATCATCACCAACACGTCATCCAATCACCACTCAGCAACAGTAATAAAGACGGCAACAACCCCAAACAAAACGCCGCCGATTGCAGTTACAACCACGACATTGCGGCAGAACTGGAGTACATTAGACAAATACTCCTCCGCCGCAGGAGTACTTCCTCTTCAGTGTACTCCACCGTTTTCCCTGAAAATTACAACACCACCCATAATAGAGTTTCAAATTCACATAGAAAATTACTCTGCCACTTGGTCGAAGAATTGTTGGAGCCGTATCTCGAAGTAAGGCCGTACCGGAAGGCGGCATCGCCGGGAGAGGTATGGGCGGATGTGGTGGAGAAATTGTGCGAGAAAGTGAAAAGGTTGCCACGTGCCAAGTGTGAGATATTGGAGGACATAGATGGGATAATCGAAAAAGACATGGAAATTTTGGGGATTGGCTTTGAAGAGGAAGGTGAGGGGATAGTGAAGGAGATTGAGGAGTGTATAGTGGAGGAGCTTTTGAACGAAACGGTGCGTTTTGTTGAGACAGAGATGGCAGGATAATCACGTGGGAGATGCCACTTGGAGAGTGTAGACCCACAGATGCAGGTCGAAGTTACACGTGGACTGTTGACCCAGCCGACAAACACTGAGATTTTTCGGTTCTGGAAAGACGGTCTTTTTTGGCGAAGGAATCCCATTCCTCCTTCTCtctacaaattttatttctcactCTAAATtcccaaaattacaaaaaaggcTATTTAATGTATCCTATATCTTCTATAgtgtaaaaattaatatttaaaagcactgttttattcattcaattaaacttatattttcttttttttttcttttaatatttaacttCAGCTAACAACCTAAGTTAGTTAGtttgttataaataatttaaggtTTAATGTCCAATCTGGATAAGATATGGGCGACATGTGGTaacgataaataaataattaaataagaaaaatggaataattGAAAAGGTTACCGGACAAAACAGTGAGAGCACTGGGGTGTAACCCGGAAATAAAGCAAAGTGCAGGGGctaaattcaaaaaacaaaaatacatttaatccgaaagtaaaaaaaaaaaaaaatgtaagatataataatgtgtatatatatagacgaCACGTATAgtatacaaaaatatttgaaaattggggaggtgaaattaattaatggagTACAAAGTGAGTCACGTGATGGCATGATATGATTTTGGATGCTGTCCTAATACACAAAATAATTGGCATCGCATGAAACATTTCGGACacaatcataaataaaaacattaatgtCCCTAACTTAAAATCCAGCGggaaaaagaattcaaatccTTCACTTTACCTTATGCTTAGATCTTGGTCACGTGTCCATAATTTagatttcaaataaatgagcTTAATcaactatataattaattctGTCATTAATAATgatgttttatttgaaattattttgcaGATGGGATCATATATTTTGAACTTAGATAtgatattcttaaattaattaagttgaCTTAATAGTATAATGATgataatcaaaatttgattttgaatatgaGAAAACATTAAATGGTTAAAAAGATAAAGGTACCTATCTCACAGGTTTGACTTCAACTTCCCCATCTGAAATCAAATATCCTGTATTTAAAGTTTGTCACACAATTAAATGTCATCAATGagcaaatttataaaattatgagccacttttgaatttaaatctAGACTGCCATtatttatcatattattattttcattcacaAGGTTGATGAAATTTGGTTAAGGGTTTGTGAGTGTGAGATGTCCACGTTAGATGTAAATACCTCtcttagtagatgcgtttttaaaactgtatagctaacagcgatacgtaacaggccaaaatggacaatatttatcAACGGTAGATTtgaacaaatggtatcagagctagacacgggacggtgtgccaacaaagatgTTGGCCCCAAATGgaatagattgtgagattccacgttggttAGAGAGAAAAAGCTAGCAAGAATGATGACACCCAataggagtggattgtgagatttataagggtttggaaaTCTCTGTTTAGCAGGTGCGTTTTAGAATACAAGGTTGACAACGATATGCAATGAGCCAAAGTAAACACTATCTAGTTCGGGTAGTTTGGGCGGTTAGACTATGGGTTTAATGCATATATAATATTGAGTGCAGTTGGGAGTGGGGAGGTCCCATAAGATCTAATTTGTATGAAATAAATGATGGGTCAGTAATAATTTAGACTGCAACTCTATCAAACACTAAGGGTTCTTACAAagtatagaaaaataaagcatGAATAAATGGTGCCTTTTTCCAGATTCAAATTAATGAATTCAATGCCTTTCTACTATTTTTCACCAACCAGTCTCCATAAATGCCTGCTCGTAAGTCCAAACACATTTCATCTCTGCTAGATGTGAAATTGAGTAACAGGTAAGAACACTTAAATACCTGATACAATTATTATTGGCTGCAGAGAAATCAATTTTACTTTCATAACTTGACCCTCGTTGTTTTCTCATCCCGTGTTAACCCAAAGGGCATACATTCTACATCGTATCTCAACAGGGGTTATGTGAATGGCTAACCAGAAGGAGTAGCCACTATCCTTGTAATACAAGACCTACATGAGCAACACAAGTTGATACTCCACTTGAATTCAAACCTTCTTTGCTTGTTCTTCCTTCAACCTGCCTGCACGTATTCACTCTCTTgtcatttctattttcttcctcGTGCTACAGATACTACAACCATGCTTCTTGGTGaatcaaaatcatttcatGAAAATCAACAATCAAAGTAAAACAACTAAGCTAAGAGTAAGCTCAacctgctttttttttttggcccTGATGTGAGTATCATCTCCATTGTAAGATTTGGAAACTCTCGTTCAACATCCCGAATTTTAGATAAGTTTTCTTCAATATATCTGGACAAAGTAACAAATTCGCTCAGGAAGAACCTATTGAAGGATCACTAGTAAATACATGTATGAATAGATACATGTGTTAAAGAGTCACTAGTAGATACATGTGTCGAAGGGTCACTTGTACATGTATGAATAGATTCATTAGTTCCTAATTAAATAGGTGCATGATTTTTGGATAATTAATGGTAATGGAGAATGTCCCAAATTacctatatatatgtatgttgaCATTGGTGGAAGGTATAGAAAATCAATCAAGTATTCCTCCATAGTTTTACAAAGTTCTCTTCTCTCAAAGAATTCTACCAAATTTCTATGTTGTCACCAACAGAATCGGTTAGAAACTACGACTCTCCagaatggtataatattgtctatttaagtataagttctcatgtctttgttttttgtttctccacaaggtctcataccaatgaagataacgttccttacttataaacccatgatcattcccttaattagctaatATGAGACTCCTCCCACCAACCTctcatccccttaattagccaatataagactcctcccaacaatcctcaacaaaatcTTTCTTGTTGAGGGGAAAGgtaagaagagaaaataaaaaaaaataaaaaaaaaagagaactcTGATGCAGAGTGTTCAACTTCATTTCACTAATTTCATACTTGtggagttttctttttatatgaaaaatctCGTGCTTGGAATCGTAACAGGCCCAACTGTCGTTTCTGAGATGGAATTAAACTTCAGTGATTTACCCCCACAAGATTTCAGCACAAAATCAGAGCTCTACACCAATGGGatataaaaacattttgatTGTGGCATTTTTTTTGTACAACAAGTAGTATCCATGCATTAATTAAAGGTTATAGCATCGACGCACatcaagtggtatcagagcattgAAGAGTGTGACGTTTTCGGCGCAACAACCTGGAGCCAAACCAAAGTGGTATTCCAAATCTTATggcttattatattttcttgtttttgagtTCAACAATAGCAGTGGTGGAGTGGAGATCAAACTATGAACTTTTGAGATAGTAATTGGATGTTTTATCCATGGagttatattcaaattgacGGGTGAATGGTCAAATTATGATACTAAGCTTCTGATATCTCAATTTTTGCCTCACCACTATTCTTCACATTTCTACATCAACTTCAAGCGTAAGAATGGTATGAAAAATCCTCTCCAAACATCAAAAGTTGATCTCAAATACAAATTATAGGATCTAAACATAATTAACTCTGAAACTAAACATAGCACAAATTGAAGGCTTAAACTTGTAATACtcttaagaaaaatataaataacaaagCCAGGACGGACTTAAATTTCAGTCAACAAGAAAGATAGAATAACAAGTAATAGTAATTCTACTTTTATTAATTGTAAGAACGAAACATATGAAGTAGTGCACGAGAATCGTACCTTTTTCAATTCAAGCCTCCCTTCCTCGATTATCAGTGTACGCAATTACAGGGGCTAAGGCCATCAGGGCCAATCTCAGGCAAAAGACCCATCAGAACCCATTGTCTCTTAAACCAATTTCTTGTGGGAATCAGAATCAGAAACCAGAACGGCTAAAAGGGATTCTGGATTTGACCCAAACGAAAAAACCCAGTTTCTTAAAGCTTCTATTCACTGCGAAAAAATGGAACCTGGGTTTCTTCGTTGGGGAAAGTACGCTCTTCGCGGCCGAAACGAAACCTCGAAGCCCAGCAATTGCATACCCGAGTTGTGTGATTGTAGCGCATGTGCTACGCACGTGAACAAAGAGAATTTGACACAAAATAGGATCAAATGTAGGCTTTTCGcttattcaacattttttttctttctcaaattatgaatatcaaacataaatttatacaaaaatttatgtCCATTAAGCANtaaaaaaaaaaaaaaaaaaaaaaaatacacttcTAGAAACTTTATTCCAGCTTCATAACATTGGTTTGAAACATTTTTGGTTTGGTGCTGGTTTTGGAAGTGGAAATTGAAGCATAGTGTTGAATGATTGTAAACATTTACACAATCTTAGGCATCAACATATTTATAATGTCCAAAGTCCCCATCACCTTATCTAACATGTGCacaataatagaaaataaaacaggGGAGCATCCAGATAAATATGTGAATCAAAGGACCCAATCTGGGATTAGCCTACTCCCTGCTAGCATGGCcccttcttcttattcttcttctcctccttgtTCTTCGTTTTGTTGCATGCGTTCTTGTCCTTCCACCTGATGCcaaaaacgaaacaaaaaaaaaaaaaaaaaaaactcaagtC
Encoded here:
- the LOC111810568 gene encoding uncharacterized protein LOC111810568 isoform X3, which encodes MGKQRYWSGHGRTATASTKTLKNQPNGFDEASSSTSAGCMCAVFQLFDFHPLSHHQHHHPPPSTVSLNPIVSPPPPDDDHLSKGIEAPRNSVESEEEESSLPCTPKQKEDGLHFPKGIVQIKTKSGITKESEMNSNKNLSAGNDSPSTKTPTLVARLMGLDLLPQSTSPSTTSRTPYSLVGKPKTGKNHLTGTRSLPETPRTSCERKPNVDNYHHRLSLQIPNFDKENASPSPNPSHYAKEIVKQIKETVSRKGGLSDITNNYYSTRRDQDIITQTKPKKVISLSSSSSVSPRLPKNPNKQTPKVEAMKEGVLGQRKPKRQKPVKTKAGLKKSNKQEEPFVVPSRITKAAIDGPLKNTKKTPLSNQLLNFGSVPTIVMKKDPPFPSPIKPSPMQSPCNRNQPANQTVDKESKRYLQSSNHQPHIPIIHHHQHVIQSPLSNSNKDGNNPKQNAADCSYNHDIAAELEYIRQILLRRRSTSSSVYSTVFPENYNTTHNRVSNSHRKLLCHLVEELLEPYLEVRPYRKAASPGEVWADVVEKLCEKVKRLPRAKCEILEDIDGIIEKDMEILGIGFEEEGEGIVKEIEECIVEELLNETVRFVETEMAG
- the LOC111810568 gene encoding uncharacterized protein LOC111810568 isoform X1 — its product is MGKQRYWSGHGRTATASTKTLKNQPNGFDEASSSTSAGCMCAVFQLFDFHPLSHHQHHHPPPSTVSLNPIVSPPPPDDDHLSKDQNLILSNGSVKNLGIEAPRNSVESEEEESSLPCTPKQKEDGLHFPKGIVQIKTKSGITKESEMNSNKNLSAGNDSPSTKTPTLVARLMGLDLLPQSTSPSTTSRTPYSLVGKPKTGKNHLTGTRSLPETPRTSCERKPNVDNYHHRLSLQIPNFDKENASPSPNPSHYAKEIVKQIKETVSRKGGLSDITNNYYSTRRDQDIITQTKPKKVISLSSSSSVSPRLPKNPNKQTPKVEAMKEGVLGQRKPKRQKPVKTKAGLKKSNKQEEPFVVPSRITKAAIDGPLKNTKKTPLSNQLLNFGSVPTIVMKKDPPFPSPIKPSPMQSPCNRNQPANQTVDKESKRYLQSSNHQPHIPIIHHHQHVIQSPLSNSNKDGNNPKQNAADCSYNHDIAAELEYIRQILLRRRSTSSSVYSTVFPENYNTTHNRVSNSHRKLLCHLVEELLEPYLEVRPYRKAASPGEVWADVVEKLCEKVKRLPRAKCEILEDIDGIIEKDMEILGIGFEEEGEGIVKEIEECIVEELLNETVRFVETEMAG
- the LOC111810568 gene encoding uncharacterized protein LOC111810568 isoform X2, producing MGKQRYWSGHGRTATASTKTLKNQPNGFDEASSSTSAGCMCAVFQLFDFHPLSHHQHHHPPPSTVSLNPIVSPPPPDDDHLSKVKNLGIEAPRNSVESEEEESSLPCTPKQKEDGLHFPKGIVQIKTKSGITKESEMNSNKNLSAGNDSPSTKTPTLVARLMGLDLLPQSTSPSTTSRTPYSLVGKPKTGKNHLTGTRSLPETPRTSCERKPNVDNYHHRLSLQIPNFDKENASPSPNPSHYAKEIVKQIKETVSRKGGLSDITNNYYSTRRDQDIITQTKPKKVISLSSSSSVSPRLPKNPNKQTPKVEAMKEGVLGQRKPKRQKPVKTKAGLKKSNKQEEPFVVPSRITKAAIDGPLKNTKKTPLSNQLLNFGSVPTIVMKKDPPFPSPIKPSPMQSPCNRNQPANQTVDKESKRYLQSSNHQPHIPIIHHHQHVIQSPLSNSNKDGNNPKQNAADCSYNHDIAAELEYIRQILLRRRSTSSSVYSTVFPENYNTTHNRVSNSHRKLLCHLVEELLEPYLEVRPYRKAASPGEVWADVVEKLCEKVKRLPRAKCEILEDIDGIIEKDMEILGIGFEEEGEGIVKEIEECIVEELLNETVRFVETEMAG